A single genomic interval of Coccidioides posadasii str. Silveira chromosome 1, complete sequence harbors:
- a CDS encoding uncharacterized protein (EggNog:ENOG410PIDQ~COG:S), translating into MAASPSVLSQTLQSITTTKIEELEKQRQKYEETKRKILDLTRDAGDSIHKRISRLHAGVKELQLLPEAELENIDRWLHQSQYDPTIPESMLVNFESELRSRLDRQTRKLDLADLYSRLLIEWINSPSSSDGDAERLDSSMVDEDFDVVQDIQKEKLQQLREKFEKVVFEPLMTDSEDITRYLETLFSGDEGQDALKLLRESVKNHGKLLLSEKQPVERKSLKQCIQSLLKNDLLNDQKLATLGEFLHDDTVLDEIANVLNMRYANLGNWSWNVGGKGMPVLPRQSLNGKWRVMMDEDVLQALLTHYIGNKWCVFLKKSLHRVIERIAFWAKDCGIPEEDQALRRYYLNEGAHRWTVKKGTEKERHDVYKDHFFLAPMPGREFQDAVGYDDDGDSDDDDYDESTINLNGDNNLSPKEVKQLLLRTLATEVLMGRAFDGEVAVVQSDFLWFATSVSHNTIFAVLRFVGFEEEWINFFKNFLEPPLDMLTGDPIRIRRRGLPMAHIFEKVFGELILFFMDVAVSQQANILLYRFHDDLWLCGKPDSCAKAWLTMENFAKIMGLEFNKSKTGSVYLVEGGRTKKPEVVKVLPEGPVAINFLVLDPITGEWTINRSHVEEHVAQLSKQLNGAKSVLQWVKTWNSCIGRFFSYTFGEPSNCFGRKHLVAIFQTHQDIQSFLFNDQNGNGNSVVEHLKQMITSRFNVSDIPDAFLYMPEALGGLGLHNPFVPLSLVSPHVCEDPKLLIHAFLESEREAYNKAKREFENLTESERRKRFKNAFPRDEDTGTRHYAPATEGQNEFFSFEKYTQWRQYTNDALNTLYCRLNTVAFKKTINFSHAVRQELNKLSGPPANLKELCQGNIDPEMGWLIQFYSSELEEKCGGLSIVDRSFLPLGVLKAMRKKKVAWQMAL; encoded by the exons ATGGCTGCTTCCCCTTCGGTTCTCTCTCAGACCCTCCAGTCCATTACCACCACGAAGATCGAAGAACTCGAGAAGCAACGCCAAAAGTACGAAGAAACCAAGCGTAAAATACTTGACTTGACCCGCGATGCAGGCGACAGCATCCACAAGCGTATTTCCCGCCTACATGCTGGCGTGAAGGAACTTCAACTTCTACCTGAGGCGGAGCTGGAAAATATTGACCGCTGGCTTCATCAATCTCAGTACGATCCAACGATCCCAGAGTCCATGCTGGTTAACTTTGAGTCTGAGCTTCGCTCTCGGTTGGATCGCCAGACTCGTAAACTGGATCTGGCCGATTTATATTCCCGCTTGCTTATCGAATGGATTAACTCCCCCAGTTCAAGTGACGGGGACGCTGAGAGGCTCGACAGCTCTATGGTTGACGAGGACTTTGATGTCGTTCAAGATATCCAGAAGGAAAAATTGCAGCAATTACGAGAGAAGTTCGAAAAGGTGGTGTTTGAACCTCTGATGACCGATAGCGAGGATATTACCCGGTATTTAGAGACTCTCTTTTCAGGAGATGAAGGACAGGACGCTCTGAAATTGTTGCGGGAATCTGTCAAAAATCATGGTAAACTTCTCCTTTCCGAGAAACAACCTGTGGAGAGGAAAAGCCTTAAGCAATGCATCCAGTCATTGCTGAAAAATGACCTGCTCAATGACCAGAAGCTCGCAACTCTGGGTGAATTTCTACACGATGATACTGTGCTCGATGAAATTGCGAACGTGCTGAATATGAGATACGCGAATCTGGGCAACTGGTCCTGGAATGTAGGAGGCAAAGGAATGCCGGTCCTGCC TCGGCAAAGTTTGAATGGAAAGTGGCGTGTAATGATGGATGAAGACGTGCTCCAGGCCCTGCTCACCCACTACATTGGGAACAAATGGTGTgtcttcttgaagaaatctttGCACCGCGTCATCGAGCGGATAGCATTTTGGGCCAAAGACTGTGGCATACCAGAGGAAGATCAGGCATTGCGGAGATATTATCTCAACGAGGGCGCGCATCGTTGGACAGTCAAGAAGGGTACTGAAAAAGAGAGACACGATGTATACAAGGATCACTTTTTCTTGGCACCTATGCCTGGCCGCGAGTTCCAAGACGCTGTCGGCTACGATGATGACGGTGATAGTGACGACGATGATTATGATGAGAGTACCATCAATTTGAATGGTGATAATAATTTGTCACCAAAGGAGGTCAAACAACTTCTTTTAAGAACTCTGGCGACTGAAGTTCTTATGGGACGCGCCTTTGACGGAGAAGTCGCCGTCGTCCAAAGCGATTTTCTATGGTTTGCTACCAGCGTATCCCATAATACGATATTCGCCGTTTTACGATTTGTTGGATTTGAAGAAGAATGGATCAATTTTTTTAAAAATTTCTTAGAACCGCCTTTGGACATGTTGACCGGTGACCCAATTAGGATCCGCAGACGCGGTCTTCCGATGGCTCACATCTTCGAAAAGGTTTTCGGTGAATTGATATTGTTTTTCATGGATGTTGCAGTCAGTCAGCAGGCAAACATTCTACTATATCGATTTCACGACGATTTATGGCTCTGCGGAAAGCCTGATAGCTGCGCCAAAGCATGGCTGACCATGGAAAATTTCGCCAAAATAATGGGACTCGAGTTTAATAAAAGTAAAACTGGTTCAGTTTACTTGGTGGAAGGAGGTCGGACGAAGAAGCCCGAAGTGGTCAAGGTTCTACCCGAAGGACCAGTCGCTATCAACTTTTTAGTCCTTGACCCCATCACTGGAGAGTGGACTATCAATAGATCCCACGTTGAGGAGCATGTTGCTCAGCTGTCGAAACAGTTAAACGGGGCAAAAAGCGTATTGCAGTGGGTCAAAACCTGGAACAGCTGCATTGGCCGCTTTTTCAGCTATACATTTGGCGA ACCATCAAATTGCTTCGGGCGTAAGCACCTTGTTGCTATTTTCCAAACCCACcaagatattcagagttttcttttcaatgACCAGAATGGCAATGGCAACAGTGTAGTCGAGCACCTCAAGCAGATGATCACCTCCCGATTCAACGTTTCCGATATCCCTGACGCTTTCCTATACATGCCTGAAGCCCTGGGTGGCCTGGGGCTCCACAATCCCTTtgtccctctctctctcgtcAGCCCTCACGTCTGTGAGGACCCAAAGTTGCTTATCCACGCCTTTCTTGAATCTGAAAGAGAAGCGTACAACAAAGCCAAGCGGGAATTTGAGAACCTTACTGAATCAGAGCGCCGGAAACGCTTCAAGAATGCCTTCCCTAGGGATGAAGACACGGGAACTCGTCATTACGCACCCGCTACCGAGGGACAAAATGAGTTCTTCTCCTTTGAGAAATATACCCAATGGCGCCAGTATACCAATGACGCCTTGAACACGCTATATTGTCGGTTGAATACTGTGGCTTTCAAAAAGACTATAAACTTTTCCCATGCCGTGCGGCAGGAGCTGAATAAGCTCTCCGGCCCGCCGGCGAATCTGAAGGAGTTATGCCAGGGGAACATCGATCCGGAGATGGGGTGGCTAATCCAGTTCTATTCGAGTGAGTTGGAGGAGAAATGTGGCGGCCTGAGCATTGTGGATCGGTCATTCTTGCCGCTCGGGGTGCTGAAGGCgatgagaaagaagaaagttgCGTGGCAGATGGCCTTGTGA
- a CDS encoding uncharacterized protein (EggNog:ENOG410PKB8~COG:E~BUSCO:11750at33183), whose translation MGSHSDLPAMQTNPKIIFFTDFDGTITLKDSNDYMTDNLGYGQEKRRAGNKAVLDGTITFRDSFREMLDSVKNPFDECIRILCDNMKLDPYFTEFYNWAKAHNVPIVILSSGMVPIIHALLVKLLGQEPDHIQIVANQVKAREGKSINEEWGWEIVYHDDSHFGHDKSLEIKPYAALSSDERPTLLYAGDGVSDLSAASQTDLLFAKKGHDLITYCEREKIPFTVFEDWSTILEKTKEIYEGRINPKVIAEQQLQGA comes from the exons ATGGGTTCTCATAGTGACTTGCCAGCCATGCAAACAAACCCGaagattatcttctttacGGACTTTGATGGCACCATTACCTTGAAAGACA GCAATGATTACATG ACCGATAACCTTGGCTACGGACAAGAGAAGCGCCGGGCTGGGAATAAAGCCGTTCTGGATGGCACGATTACTTTCCG TGACTCCTTCCGCGAAATGCTGGACAGTGTCAAGAACCCATTTGACGAGTGCATCCGCATCCTTTGCGACAACATGAAGCTGGATCCCTACTTTACCGAATTCTACAACTGGGCTAAGGCACATAATGTGCCCATCGTCATACTGTCTTCCGGAATGGTTCCCATCATCCATGCACTACTCGTGAAGCTTTTGGGCCAGGAGCCAGATCACATCCAGATCGTCGCCAACCAAGTGAAGgcgagagaaggaaaaagcaTCAACGAGGAATGGGGCTGGGAGATCGTTTATCATGATGACAG TCACTTTGGCCATGATAAATCACTTGAGATCAAGCCATATGCCGCTCTTTCGTCTGATGAGCGTCCTACTCTCCTCTATGCGGGAGATGGCGTTTCTGACCTTTCAGCCGCCTCCCAGACGGACTTGCTTTTTGCAAAGAAAGGACATG ACTTGATCACCTACTGCGAACGCGAAAAGATTCCGTTTACTGTATTCGAGGACTGGTCCACAATTCTGGAAAAGACGAAGGAGATCTACGAGGGCAGGATCAATCCAAAAGTCATTGCTGAGCAGCAATTACAAGGCGCATAG
- a CDS encoding uncharacterized protein (EggNog:ENOG410PF81~COG:H~BUSCO:10612at33183) has translation MTGQHDDPNRPFNSVDDTPPQERLSSYSFPDDRLKKVMDNPGKTPLLLVACGSFSPITYLHLRMFEMAADYVKFSTKFELIGGYLSPVSDAYRKAGLASARHRIAMCQLAVDQTSNWLMVDPWEALQKDYSPTAKVLDHFDHEINTVHGGIDIGDGTRRPVRIALLAGADLIHTMSTPGVWSEEDLDHILGRYGTFIVERSGTDIDEAIAGLLPWKDNIYVIQQLIQNDVSSTKIRLFLRREMSVRYLIPGPVIDYIVEHHLYEEDSGTGVSSAVQDKLGEKVDARYQSKAKASASD, from the exons ATGACCGGACAACATGACGACCCCAATAGGCCGTTTAATAGCGTGGATGACACCCCGCCACAAGAACGCTTGTCCTCTTACTCATTTCCCGATGATCGGTTGAAGAAAGTCATGGACAATCCGGGAAAGACCCCGCTGCTCCTCGTCGCTTGTGGTTCATTCTCTCCTATCACATACCTTCATCTCCGTATGTTCGAGATGGCTGCCGATTACGTCAAGTTTAGCACCAAATTCGAGCTGATTGGTGGTTATCTGTCTCCCGTGTCGGATGCATATCGGAAAGCCGGCCTTGCCAGTGCACGCCATCG GATTGCAATGTGCCAACTGGCGGTGGATCAGACCTCGAATTGGCTCATGGTTGACCCATGGGAAGCTTTGCAAAAGGATTACAGTCCAACGGCGAAGGTTTTGGATCATTTTGACCACGAGATAAATACCGTTCATGGTGGAATCGATATTGGCGATGGCACTCGCAGGCCAGTGCGAATTGCTTTGCTAGCCGGAGCGGACCTTATTCACACCATGTCAACACCAGGAGTCTGGAGCGAAGAGGACTTGGATCATATTTTAGGCCGTTATGGG ACCTTTATCGTGGAACGCAGCGGTACCGATATCGACGAAGCTATCGCTGGACTACTGCCTTGGAAGGATAATATCTATGTGATCCAACAACTCATCCAGAATGACGTGAGCAGCACAAAGATACGACTCTTTTTGAGACGCGAAATGAGCGTTCGATATCTGATTCCAGGACCGGTCATCGACTACATCGTGGAGCACCATTTATACGAAGAGGATAGCGGTACAGGTGTGTCTTCGGCCGTTCAAGATAAATTAGGGGAGAAGGTGGACGCCAGGTATCAATCTAAAGCGAAAGCGTCGGCTTCGGATTGA
- the UFD4 gene encoding Ubiquitin fusion degradation protein 4 (BUSCO:11879at4751~EggNog:ENOG410PGIG~COG:O~BUSCO:315at33183) — protein MAKRTASAALDQSGRPSENSIATAPSAQNPTSQATSLSSTSPPSLRITRSAARLAAENPSTPGARPGSNPASNPSTSSQSRKRKASNRREKESPAPEQEQTPSTRSPPRRAKRLKTAAPTTNTNQQPPRSSAPRQSHRQAAMSQAGSSSREPDDISKGTQSTSKPKSSRHRKPSQDNNSRQLSAARHHKRRQSKRDSDTTMKDADDIQDEGAGRSGTDVSSPNSEEHPRNESDLNNEDSGDPFRSHLFGSRSPLELQSTLRALSGMMSGISTRLRDILVNLRMKDDPSIQLIALQELSDLLLVSNEDTLSGQFAADSYVKELVTLMEPSETGEENPEIMLLACRCLANLMEAIRGSVANVVYGGAVPVLCRKLLDIQFIDLAEQALSTLAKISVDFPASIVREGGLTACLTYLDFFPTSTQRTAVTTAANCCRNLPTDSFHVVRDVMPTLLHVLSSSDQKVVEQGCLCVCRVVESFKYKPDKLEELIEPEMLRAILRLLLPGTTNLIGSHIHTQFLRVLGIVCRSSPRLSMELLKMDVVDTLYQILTGVSPPSGASDGTVKIDSVHVMQALIHRPREQVYETLNVICEMLPGVPGEELLTNDRLRAALGDDVLSYSSSHKAGQSTGKRVELLKPCKAEMKRFSTILLPTLTDTYSSTVNLAVRQKVLLAQLKMLQHLDVQIIEDALRNVPYASFLAAILSQDDHVSLVALALRCSELLFKRLKDIYQYQFHREGVISEITRLSEKFVPSYDIETKDDKTNLAVDNQDSSDVEEDKSDDNARDDSHEEDESNDDEDYNDDYDEEHDHDQDQEDISESEGSSSSDAGRLRPRRFHNEKLVVDYAKDFLRLYEHTKAAGMHDKALDALLHLKSLVSGIALCYKQTKPEDGYSLFQKLSSYFTQDAVESITSAELLQSGVIQVLLDVIGDFHTPGNTAKTDFVRAFMAQNVSSLSSDTGSRTPFGVLIHKLQDLLSRTEHFEVITVHHNSYESRNMTSMLSKQLRLRLSAEDESDIPKAYKNVMVSIHAIANFKALDEYLRPRIAISERSRASRHRDHLLPQHGNSQSKELLGERAESNAGGKDKPSSSQQPASSTSSETPRAGKVNEKSKTAAGMSSQPATPGSPRDRSRRSRRSTRRQPPPPPEDESDESDEPLECADERQLSDDDDDDEEDDEDEGPLDAIVDDLEDDLSENGAPDPTAVNMEVGSSGKVTARRDDGTKVATPSQLTPAGSSASTSASAAQSLRSSLALAGRPFSSYAAAMASVPQDWHIEFSIDGKPITHDTTVYRAIHHNRNPIPDTFTGNVWSAIHTIRFKRVQGPPPAEPSKLTPTKSTSLSDPDTEELPESLTGAATTASILKLLRVLHRLNSQLDYILTETNEPIKVVVEPLSQFINTKLTAKLNRQLEEPLIVASSCLPNWSEDLARHFPFLFPFETRHLFLQSTSFGYARSMMRWQGSQPGDDNRRDQRRDDRPFTRLQRQKVRISRTRILDSAMKVMELYGSSPSVLEVEYFEEVGTGLGPTLEFYSTVSKEFCKKKLKLWREQDSADGEYVYSKLGLFPAPLGPEQLAQDSGKKILNYFKGLGKFVARSMLDSRIIDIAFNPTFFQIGNNFSTFKPSVGAIKAVDPDLAKSLLMVKHFADAKGAIESSLSHTSEEKEYALKTCEVDGARIGDLGLDFTLPGYPNIHLLPDGANTPVTIENVHVYVEKVIDVTLGTGVRPQIDAFRSGFSQVFAYSALKSFTPNELVMLFGHVEEDWSIETLMDSIKADHGFNMDSRSVRNLLETMSNFTLQQRRDFLQFVTGSPKLPIGGFKSLTPMFTVVCRPSDPPYTSDDYLPSVMTCVNYLKLPDYSSAEVLRKQLDVAMHEGQGAFHLS, from the exons ATGGCCAAGCGAACTGCCTCAGCTGCCCTTGATCAATCTGGACGGCCCTCGGAGAATTCCATTGCTACAGCCCCATCTGCTCAGAACCCGACTTCTCAGGCAACTTCCCTCTCCTCCACATCTCCACCCTCTCTGAG AATAACGCGTTCCGCTGCAAGGCTCGCTGCAGAAAACCCATCCACGCCTGGCGCACGTCCTGGCTCGAACCCAGCCTCCAACCCGTCCACCTCATCCCAATCTCGGAAGCGGAAAGCTTCAAATCGCCGTGAGAAAGAGTCACCTGCACCTGAACAAGAGCAAACCCCTTCGACTAGGTCGCCACCCAGGAGAGCAAAGAGGCTGAAGACAGCTGCACCGACTACAAATACCAATCAACAACCCCCCCGGTCATCAGCACCACGTCAATCCCACCGACAGGCAGCGATGTCACAAGCAGG ATCGTCTTCCCGCGAACCAGATGACATATCCAAAGGAACCCAATCCACCTCCAAACCGAAATCATCTAGGCACAGAAAGCCGTCTCAAG ACAATAATTCGCGTCAATTATCCGCTGCTCGCCACCACAAGAGACGACAATCCAAACGTGACTCCGACACTACCATGAAAGACGCAGATGACATTCAGGATGAAGGTGCAGGAAGAAGTGGAACAGATGTGTCATCTCCAAATAGCGAAGAACACCCACGAAATGAGTCGGATCTAAATAATGAGGACAGCGGGGACCCGTTTCGCAGTCACTTATTTGGCTCTCGAAGCCCTCTGGAGCTGCAGAGCACATTGCGAGCGCTGAGTGGGATGATGTCTGGTATTTCGACAAGATTACGGGATATCCTTGTGAATTTGAGAATGAAAGATGATCCATCTATCCAACTTATCGCTTTGCAAGAACTATCCGACCTGTTACTTGTCTCCAAtgaagatactctttctgGACAGTTTGCGGCCGATTCTTATGTGAAGGAGCTCGTTACTCTCATGGAGCCAAGTGAGACTGGCGAAGAAAACCCGGAGATTATGCTCCTTGCGTGTCGCTGCCTGGCAAATTTAATGGAGGCCATTCGAGGCTCTGTTGCAAATGTTGTCTATGGAGGAGCAGTTCCGGTTCTTTGCCGAAAACTGTTAGACATCCAATTTATTGATCTCGCAGAACAAGCACTCAGT ACGCTGGCGAAAATCTCTGTTGACTTTCCAGCTTCTATCGTACGTGAAGGCGGATTAACCGCGTGTTTGACTTACCTTGACTTCTTCCCCACCAGTACACAACGTACAGCTGTAACAACAGCTGCCAACTGTTGTCGTAATCTCCCCACGGACTCATTTCATGTGGTCAGAGACGTAATGCCCACATTACTGCATGTTCTCTCTAGTAGCGATCAGAAGGTCGTGGAGCAAGGTTGCCTTTGCGTTTGTCGCGTGGTAGAAAGTTTCAAGTACAAACCGGATAAACTGGAGGAACTTATCGAGCCGGAGATGCTCAGGGCGATTCTCCGCCTGCTTTTGCCAGGGACTACTAACTTGATTGGATCACATATTCATACTCAGTTTCTGCGTGTTCTCGGAATTGTTTGCAGATCGAGCCCTCGATTGTCAATGGAACTGCTCAAGATGGATGTCGTCGATACGCTTTATCAAATCTTGACTGGAGTGTCGCCCCCCTCTGGCGCGAGCGATGGCACTGTCAAAATAGACAGCGTTCACGTCATGCAAGCCCTAATTCATCGTCCACGGGAACAGGTTTATGAAACTCTCAATGTCATATGTGAAATGTTGCCGGGCGTTCCTGGTGAGGAATTGCTAACTAACGATCGGCTTCGCGCTGCGCTTGGTGATGATGTCCTTTCGTATTCAAGTTCGCACAAAGCAGGACAATCGACTGGAAAGCGAGTGGAATTGCTGAAACCATGCAAGGCGGAAATGAAAAGATTTTCCACGATTCTTTTACCCACATTGACAGATACGTATTCTAGCACAGTCAACCTTGCTGTTAGGCAAAAGGTACTTCTTGCACAGTTAAAAATGTTGCAACATCTGGATGTCCAGATTATCGAAGACGCGTTACGCAATGTACCATATGCTTCATTTCTCGCTGCAATCCTCTCGCAGGACGACCACGTTTCCCTTGTTGCGTTGGCTCTCCGGTGCTCAGAGCTATTATTTAAACGCCTAAAGGATATCTACCAATATCAATTCCATCGCGAGGGTGTCATTTCAGAGATTACCAGATTATCTGAGAAATTTGTACCGTCTTATGACATTGAGACTAAAGATGACAAAACGAATCTTGCAGTCGATAACCAAGACAGCTCCGACGTTGAGGAAGATAAATCCGATGACAACGCTCGTGACGATTCCCACGAAGAGGACGAGAGCAACGACGATGAGGACTATAATGATGATTACGATGAAGAACACGATCATGATCAAGACCAGGAAGATATCTCGGAATCGGAGGGCTCTTCGTCCTCGGATGCCGGCCGACTTCGCCCTCGGCGTTTTCATAACGAAAAACTGGTGGTGGATTATGCTAAGGATTTCCTTCGGCTGTATGAGCATACCAAAGCAGCTGGGATGCATGATAAGGCGTTGGACGCTCTTCTCCATCTGAAAAGCCTCGTATCAGGTATCGCTCTTTGTTACAAGCAAACCAAACCTGAAGACGGGTATTCACTCTTCCAGAAACTCTCATCGTACTTTACCCAAGATGCGGTTGAGAGTATTACAAGTGCGGAATTGCTCCAGTCTGGCGTTATCCAAGTTTTACTCGATGTCATTGGCGATTTTCACA CCCCTGGAAATACCGCCAAGACCGACTTTGTTCGTGCTTTTATGGCTCAAAATGTTTCGAGCCTGAGCAGTGATACCGGGTCTAGGACCCCATTTGGTGTTCTCATTCATAAGTTGCAAGATCTACTTAGCCGGACCGAGCATTTCGAAGTAATCACGGTACATCATAACTCTTATGAGAGTCGAAATATGACGTCAATGTTATCGAAGCAACTTCGTCTTCGGCTAAGTGCAGAGGACGAATCGGATATCCCTAAGGCTTACAAAAATGTCATGGTCTCAATCCATGCAATTGCCAACTTTAAAGCTCTGGATGAGTATCTACGTCCAAGGATAGCCATATCTGAACGTTCCCGAGCGTCTCGACATCGTGATCATCTCTTACCGCAACATGGTAATTCTCAATCGAAAGAACTATTAGGAGAGAGGGCAGAATCCAATGCCGGCGGAAAAGATAAGCCCTCATCGTCCCAACAGCCTGCATCCTCAACATCAAGTGAAACCCCACGTGCTGGGAAGGTAAATGAAAAATCAAAGACCGCTGCCGGCATGTCATCCCAACCGGCGACACCTGGTAGTCCTCGAGATCGATCTCGTCGATCAAGGCGATCGACAAGACGCCAACCTCCACCTCCGCCAGAGGATGAAAGCGATGAATCAGACGAACCTCTAGAATGTGCGGATGAACGACAGCTCagcgatgacgatgatgatgacgaggaagatgatgaagatgaagggCCTCTGGACGCAATAGTTGATGACTTGGAAGATGACCTTTCTGAGAACGGTGCCCCAGATCCCACAGCGGTGAACATGGAGGTTGGTTCTAGTGGTAAGGTAACCGCGCGACGAGATGACGGCACAAAGGTCGCAACGCCCTCGCAGCTGACGCCTGCTGGAAGCTCTGCATCCACATCCGCCTCTGCAGCACAGTCACTTCGAAGTTCGCTTGCCTTGGCCGGCCGTCCATTTTCATCGTATGCGGCAGCCATGGCATCAGTTCCTCAAGATTGGCATATTGAATTTAGTATCGACGGGAAACCGATCACCCACGATACAACAGTATATCGTGCCATTCATCACAATCGGAATCCCATTCCAGATACTTTCACTGGGAATGTGTGGTCCGCCATCCACACAATTCGTTTCAAGCGTGTGCAAGGACCACCTCCTGCCGAGCCGTCAAAATTAACGCCGACAAAATCAACCTCACTCAGCGACCCAGATACAGAAGAATTACCAGAGTCTCTTACTGGAGCTGCGACCACAGCTTCTATTCTAAAGTTGCTTCGCGTTCTACACCGGCTGAACTCTCAGTTAGACTACATTTTGACCGAAACTAATGAACCGATTAAGGTTGTCGTAGAACCACTGTCGCAGTTCATTAACACCAAGCTCACCGCGAAGCTTAATCGCCAACTGGAGGAACCACTGATTGTCGCAAGTAGCTGCTTGCCAAACTGGAGTGAGGATCTCGCACGTCATTTCCCATTTCTCTTTCCATTTGAGACACGCCACCTGTTCTTACAGTCGACATCCTTTGGCTATGCGCGCTCCATGATGAGGTGGCAGGGTTCTCAACCCGGAGACGATAATCGCCGTGACCAACGTCGTGATGACCGTCCGTTTACTAGACTTCAGCGACAAAAGGTACGCATCTCGAGAACCAGGATTTTGGATTCCGCTATGAAGGTCATGGAGCTCTACGGCTCGTCTCCGAGCGTTCTTGAGGTTGAATATTTCGAAGAGGTTGGGACAGGTCTCGGGCCCACGCTGGAATTCTATTCTACAGTGTCTAAGGAATTTTGCAAGAAGAAGCTCAAGCTTTGGAGAGAGCAGGACTCTGCCGATGGCGAATACGTTTATAGCAAGCTCGGTCTTTTCCCAGCACCTCTTGGTCCAGAACAGTTGGCCCAGGACTCCGGAaagaagatcttgaattatTTCAAAGGCCTTGGGAAATTTGTGGCTCGGTCTATGCTCGATTCAAGAATCATCGACATTGCATTTAATCCCACTTTCTTCCAGATTGGGAACAATTTCTCAACCTTTAAGCCTTCAGTCGGTGCGATTAAAGCGGTGGACCCTGATCTAGCTAAATCACTCTTGATGGTTAAACATTTTGCTGATGCCAAAGGTGCCATTGAAAGTAGCTTGTCCCACACTtcggaagaaaaagaatatgcGCTCAAGACGTGCGAGGTGGATGGAGCACGTATCGGAGATTTGGGATTGGACTTCACCTTACCCGGCTATCCGAATATCCACTTATTGCCTGATGGAGCAAACACCCCTGTTACTATAGAGAACGTGCACGTCTATGTTGAAAAGGTTATTGATGTCACGCTTGGGACTGGTGTACGACCACAAATCGATGCTTTCCGGTCAGGGTTCTCACAGGTCTTTGCTTATTCCGCCCTGAAATCGTTCACGCCAAACGAGCTGGTAATGCTTTTTGGTCATGTCGAAGAAGATTGGTCTATCGAAA CTTTGATGGACTCGATTAAAGCGGATCATGGGTTTAATATGGATAGTCGTAGCGTGCGGAACTTGCTTGAGACTATGAGCAATTTCACTCTTCAGCAGCGCCGCGATTTCCTACAGTTTGTGACTGGAAGTCCAAAGCTTCCTATTGGAG GCTTTAAGAGTCTCACTCCCATGTTCACCGTCGTTTGCCGACCGAGTGACCCACCGTACACTTCTGATGATTATCTTCCTAGTGTGATGACTTGTGTCAACTATTTGAAACTACCTGACTACTCGAGTGCCGAAGTACTTCGGAAACAGCTTGATGTCGCGATGCACGAGGGACAAGGTGCATTCCATCTCTCCTAA